The sequence GTGGGCGCTGGCACACGAGTTCGGGCACGAGTGGTTCCCGATGATCGTCGGCTCCAACGAGCGGCTCTATCCGTGGATGGACGAGGGGTTCAACACGTTCGTCGACCTCCAGAACGCCGCCGAGTACTTCGCCGGCACGCCTTACGGCGACACGATTCAGGTCAATCCGCTGCGGATGGCCGTCGAGCACTCACGCGCGGGGGACGATCAGCCCCTCAGCACGAATCCCACGGAGGTGCGCGACCTTATGTGGGTGGGCTACCAGAAGCCGGCGCTTATGCTCAGGACACTACGCGAGGAGGTGCTCGGCCGCGACCGCTTCGACTTCGCCTTCCGCGAGTACATCAAGGCGTGGGCATACAAGCACCCGACCCCGGCGGACTTCTTCCGCCTCATGCGCGACGCGTCGGGAGTAGAGCTCGACTGGTTCTGGCGTGACTGGGTGTTCACCACGGCGCGGCTCGATCAGGCGGTGGACTCCGTCTCTACCGACACGAGCGGTCGGGCAAATGTCCACATGACGAATCGCGGCACGATGACAATGCCCGCCGAGCTCCTCATCACCTTCGACGACGGCTCGACTGAGACGGTGCGCCTGCCGGTACAGATGTGGAACCTCGGCCGCCAGTTCACCTATCGCGTGCCGGCAAAGAAACCGGTGCGCCGCGTAGCGGTCGATCCGCGGAACGTGCTGCCCGACCTCGACCGGTCGAACAACGACTGGACGAAACGGTGAGCTGAGGTTGGCCGGCCGTCGCCGGCCAGACTGTTGCCGGCCCGTCCCTTTTATCCCGGACTATGTTGACCGGCAGAGCGCTGGCGGCTAACTTCCCTGCATATAACGTTATAAGTGGCCGAGCCTGGCAGCTCGTCCCACCCTCCGGCCCTCGGCTGTCTCGAGGTGTGCTGCAGGAGTTCCGGCCATGGCGGCGTCCCGTTCACGCGGAGCGTCGTCTCCGCGGACTCCTTAATGGGTCCGCGTTTTTTGTTTAATGCTGTGAGGTAAATGACAATACAGGACACGACAAAACGAGTTCGCGTCAACAAACAGATCCGCATCAGCCCCATTCGTGTGATCGCCGCCGACGGCGCGCAGCTGGGAATCATGGAGGTCGATGCCGCGTTGGCCCAGGCGGAAGAGCAGGGGCTGGATCTGGTCGAAGTCGCTCCGACGGCCCGCCCGCCCGTCGCCCGGATCATGGACTACGGCAAGTTCAAGTTCGAGCAGGCGAAGATGGCGCGGCAGGCCAAGAAGAAGCAGCACGTGATTCAGCTGAAAGAGGTGAAGTTCCGCCCCGGCATCAGCGAGCACGATTTCGCGACGAAGACGCGGCACGCGCGGAAGTTTCTGGGTGAAGGCAACAAGGTGAAGGTGACGTTGATGTTCCGCGGCCGGCAGATCGCGCATCCCGAGCTGGGGCGGCAGGTGCTGGATCGCGTAGCTCAGAGCCTGGCGGACGTCGCGAAGGTGGAGAGCGAGCCGAAGTTCGAAGCGAAGTTGATGATCATGATTCTGGCGCCGAAATAAGAACTGAAGCTGTTGGCTGTTGGCTGTTGGCTTTTGGCTGACAGCACCGCAGGAGCCAACAGCCAACAGCCAATAGCCAATAGCCAAGAGCGTTAAATGCCCAAGATGAAGTCGCACAGAGGAGCGCGGAAACGCTTCAGCCTGACCGGAACCGGCAAGGTGAAGCGGAACAAGGCGTTCAAGAGCCACATCCTCACGAAGAAGACGTCCAAGCGGAAACGCCGCCTGCGCCAGTCCACCACGGTGGGCACGCTCGGTGAAGCGAAGAACCTCAAGCGGCTGCTGCAGTCGTAGGCTGTGCCGTTGGTTTTTAGCCAACAGCCAATAGCCAACAGCCAACAGCGCTTTTAGAAAAAACAGACCCGGAGTCAGCAATGCCCAGAGTCAAATCGAACGTCGCGCGACTGAAGCGCAAAAAGCAGGTAATGAAAGCCGCGCGCGGAGGATTCGGCGCGCGCAGCAAGCTGTGGAAGGCCGCGAAGGAGAACGTCGAGCGCGGCTGGCGGTACGCGTACCGCGATCGGAAGAACAAGAAGCGCGATTTCCGCCGCCTCTGGATCACCCGCATCAACGCCGCCGCCCACCAGCACGAGATGAGCTACAGCGTGTTCATCAACGGGCTGAAGAAGGCCGGGATCGAGATCGACCGGAAAGTGCTCGCGGATCTCGCGGTGCGCGAGCCGGAAGCGTTCGCCGCCATCGCCGACAAGGTGCGCACCGCCATCAAGGCGGCGTGACCGGTCGGCGCCGCGGCGCCGGTGTGGTGAGGTGCTGCGGCTCCGCGATAGATTTGCGGAGCCGTTTTGTTTTGCGGTAGCCAACAGCCAATAGCCAACAGCCAATAGCCAACAGCCAAGAGCTCTTTTGGACCTCGTCAAAGCAGCAGAGCAGCTCGAACGTGAAGGACTGGAGCGAATCGCCGCGGCCACTACGCGCGATGAGCTCGAGGCCGCGCGCACCGCATTGCTCGGACGCAAGAGCGGTCGCCTGACCGCGCTCCTAGGCGAGCTGCCGAAGCTCTCCCCCGAGGAGAAGCGCGCCGCCGGCGCGGCGCTGAACAAGACCAAGCTTCTCCTGGAAGGCCGGCTGGGAGAGCGGGACACGGAGCTGGTCACGGCGGCGCGCCGCCGCTCGGCGCTGGTCGACGTGACGATGCCCTCCAGACAGCGCTGGCGCGGCGCCAAGCACCCGGTCACGCTCATCATCGAGGAGGTCGAGCAGATATTCCGCGAGCTGGGCTTCACCGTCGCGCTCGGCCCCGAGGCCGAGACCGAGTGGTACAACTTCACCGCGCTCAACTTCCCGCCCGACCATCCCGCGATGGACATGCACGACACCCTGTACGTGGGTGACGACATGCTCCTGCGCACGCATACGTCGCCCGTGCAGATCCGCACGCTCCAGACATACGGCGCCCCGGTCAGGATCATCGTTCCGGGAAACGTCTATCGGCGCGACTTCTTCGACGCGTCGCACGCGCCGATGTTCGCCCAGATAGAAGGCCTCGCGGTCGACGAAGGCGTGAGCTTCGTGGATCTCAAGGCGACGCTCACGCACTTCGCGCAGCAGCTGCTCGGAGAGACCAGGACCCGCTTCCGCCCCAGCTTCTTCCCGTTCACGGAGCCGTCCGCGGAGATGGACGTCCAGTGCGCCGCCTGCCAGGGCTCCGGCTGCGCTACGTGCAAGGGCAGCGGCTGGCTGGAGATCCTCGGCGCCGGCATGGTGCATCCCGAAGTGCTGTCCGCTTCGGGCGTGGACCCGGAGCAGTACACGGGGTGGGCGTTCGGCATGGGCCCGGGGCGGATGGCGATGGCGCGATACGGCATCCCTGACATCCGCGCGCTGTACGACTCCGACGTGCGCTTCCTCCGGCAATTCGCGCGATGAACGCGTCGCACGAGTGGCTGCGCGACTTCGTCCCCGCTGAGCTCGCGCCGCGCGAAATCCGCGACATTCTCACGGCGCGATGCGCGACCGTCGAGGAGATGCGCCCGGTGCGCCAGGATCTCGGCGACATCGTCATCGGCCGCGTGGTCGAAGCGGCGCGCCACCCGGAGTCCGATCATCTCTGGATCACCAAGGTGGACGCGGGGCGCGGCGAGCTGCTCGACGTGGTCTGCGGCGCGCCGAACGTAACGGCGGGCATCGCGTATCCGTTTGCCCCCGTAGGCGCCACTCTGCCTGGCGGTCTCAAAATCGAGAAGCGCAAGATTCGCGGCGTGGTGTCGAACGGAATGCTCTGCTCCGCGCGGGAGTTGCTGCTCAGCCAACAGCCAACAGCCAATAGCCAACAGCTACTCGATGAGGGAATTCTCGCGCTCGAGACGGACGCGAGCCCCGGCGCCTCGTTCGTCGAGACCGTGGGTGCGGGCGACACGCTGTTCGTGGTCGACGTCATGCCCAACCGGCCCGACCTGCTGTCGCATCGCGGCATCGCGCGCGAGCTCGCGGCCGCGACCGGAGTCCCGCTGCGGGAGTTCGCCGGCGAGCCGTGGGCGGGCGTCGCGGGCGAGCCGCCATTGCCGCGAACGGAATCCGGCACAGCCGCCACCGACGGCGTCACCGTCGGCATCGAAGACCTCGAGGGCTGCACGCGGTACGCCGCCGTGGTCATCCGCGGAGTGCGCGTGGCGCCGAGTCCGGAGTGGCTCGCGCGCCGGCTCACGGCGATCGGCGCGCGGCCGATCAACAACGTGGTCGACGCCACGAACTACATGCTGCACGGGTACGGCCAGCCGATGCATGCCTTCGACCTCGCCAGGCTCGGCAAGCGCGTCACCGTCCGCCGGGCCAGGGCGGGGGAGAAGCTCGTGACCCTGGACGGCGTCGAGCGAACGCTGACCGACGCGACGACCGTGATCGCCGGCGCCGACCGGGCGGAGGCGATTGCCGGCGTGATCGGCGGAAAGGGAAGCGAGGTCAGCGAAGCGACGACGGACGTCCTGCTGGAAGTCGCCATCTTCGATCCGCGCCGCGTGCGCGCCGCCCGCCGCGCGCTCGGCATCTCGACCGACGCCAGCTACCGGTTCGAGCGCCACGTCGATCCCGAGTCGGTGCCGGTCCTGGCGGCAAAGGCGGCGGCGCTCATCGCGAGCCTGACGAGCGGACGCGTGGAGCACCCCGGCGTCGATGTTCATCCCGCGCCCCGGGGGCGCGAGCGCGTGTCCGTCCGTCCCGCGCGCGCGTCCGCTCTCATCGGCGATCCGATCCCCGCCGCGTCGATGGCCGGCTACCTGTCTTCGGTCGGCT comes from Gemmatimonadaceae bacterium and encodes:
- the pheS gene encoding phenylalanine--tRNA ligase subunit alpha, which translates into the protein MDLVKAAEQLEREGLERIAAATTRDELEAARTALLGRKSGRLTALLGELPKLSPEEKRAAGAALNKTKLLLEGRLGERDTELVTAARRRSALVDVTMPSRQRWRGAKHPVTLIIEEVEQIFRELGFTVALGPEAETEWYNFTALNFPPDHPAMDMHDTLYVGDDMLLRTHTSPVQIRTLQTYGAPVRIIVPGNVYRRDFFDASHAPMFAQIEGLAVDEGVSFVDLKATLTHFAQQLLGETRTRFRPSFFPFTEPSAEMDVQCAACQGSGCATCKGSGWLEILGAGMVHPEVLSASGVDPEQYTGWAFGMGPGRMAMARYGIPDIRALYDSDVRFLRQFAR
- the pheT gene encoding phenylalanine--tRNA ligase subunit beta, yielding MNASHEWLRDFVPAELAPREIRDILTARCATVEEMRPVRQDLGDIVIGRVVEAARHPESDHLWITKVDAGRGELLDVVCGAPNVTAGIAYPFAPVGATLPGGLKIEKRKIRGVVSNGMLCSARELLLSQQPTANSQQLLDEGILALETDASPGASFVETVGAGDTLFVVDVMPNRPDLLSHRGIARELAAATGVPLREFAGEPWAGVAGEPPLPRTESGTAATDGVTVGIEDLEGCTRYAAVVIRGVRVAPSPEWLARRLTAIGARPINNVVDATNYMLHGYGQPMHAFDLARLGKRVTVRRARAGEKLVTLDGVERTLTDATTVIAGADRAEAIAGVIGGKGSEVSEATTDVLLEVAIFDPRRVRAARRALGISTDASYRFERHVDPESVPVLAAKAAALIASLTSGRVEHPGVDVHPAPRGRERVSVRPARASALIGDPIPAASMAGYLSSVGFTLVETGTELICTEVPSWRSDVTAEVDLIEEIARLHGYDRISTELRPFRPGESPDAPLWLVERRVRDALVAEGLLEARPMPFVAEGRGTDIRVLNPLAENEAYLRSSILETLARRAEHNLGHMQGDVRLFEIGTVFARGDDPRPVESRHAGALIMGERRPSHFTESKPPACDLWDAKWIAEVIALAAFGLDDLKFSMSDDSSRLAVIAKGEELGFVTEVALDAPAWATPAFGVELDLGSAAVHDARRTVTRPLPVTPAVQVDLALVVPDDLPAARLADAIRAHAGDLLEKLELFDEFRGQGVEHGQRSLAWRLTFRHPERTLRDKEIDARRTKLLQALEGELGVRQRTS
- the infC gene encoding translation initiation factor IF-3, translating into MTIQDTTKRVRVNKQIRISPIRVIAADGAQLGIMEVDAALAQAEEQGLDLVEVAPTARPPVARIMDYGKFKFEQAKMARQAKKKQHVIQLKEVKFRPGISEHDFATKTRHARKFLGEGNKVKVTLMFRGRQIAHPELGRQVLDRVAQSLADVAKVESEPKFEAKLMIMILAPK
- the rplT gene encoding 50S ribosomal protein L20, with protein sequence MPRVKSNVARLKRKKQVMKAARGGFGARSKLWKAAKENVERGWRYAYRDRKNKKRDFRRLWITRINAAAHQHEMSYSVFINGLKKAGIEIDRKVLADLAVREPEAFAAIADKVRTAIKAA
- the rpmI gene encoding 50S ribosomal protein L35; this encodes MPKMKSHRGARKRFSLTGTGKVKRNKAFKSHILTKKTSKRKRRLRQSTTVGTLGEAKNLKRLLQS